A genomic segment from Luteolibacter ambystomatis encodes:
- a CDS encoding peptidyl-prolyl cis-trans isomerase, translating to MPSFLKEPLLHFLLAAALLLVAWHFFARPEVKVSPQLISGIVKDYEGSLGRPATPEEVKKITDEYVENEILYREALRTGLIQDNRVRGLLIQTMRTSLRPIVPPPTEADLVALRNQTPQIYRYPAKVSFEHVSFADEKSIPEGLLEKLRSGTPPQGLGDPAVRLANPLPPTFRTQLDHLFGAAFTDTLIKCEKGVWSGLFPSNRGVHFVKVLSSEPEQDMPMAELRPTLTGKWTGLKEAEIISQKVEEMKKSYRVVLPPANPAKP from the coding sequence GTGCCATCCTTTTTGAAGGAGCCGCTGCTGCATTTCCTTCTGGCCGCGGCCCTGCTGTTGGTGGCGTGGCATTTCTTCGCCCGGCCGGAGGTGAAGGTGTCGCCCCAGCTCATCAGCGGCATCGTGAAGGACTACGAAGGTTCGCTCGGGCGTCCCGCCACGCCCGAAGAGGTGAAGAAGATCACCGATGAGTATGTGGAGAACGAGATCCTCTATCGCGAGGCGTTGCGGACCGGGTTGATCCAGGACAACCGCGTGCGCGGGTTGCTGATCCAGACGATGCGCACCTCGCTGCGTCCGATCGTGCCGCCGCCGACCGAGGCGGATCTGGTGGCGCTACGGAATCAGACACCACAGATTTACCGCTATCCGGCCAAGGTGAGCTTCGAGCATGTTTCGTTCGCGGATGAGAAATCGATTCCGGAAGGTCTGCTCGAAAAGCTGCGTTCCGGCACTCCGCCACAGGGACTCGGAGATCCCGCCGTGCGTCTGGCGAATCCCTTGCCTCCGACGTTCCGCACCCAGCTTGACCATCTCTTCGGTGCCGCATTCACCGATACCTTGATCAAATGCGAGAAGGGAGTCTGGTCCGGGCTCTTTCCATCCAACCGTGGCGTCCATTTCGTGAAGGTGCTTTCTTCCGAGCCGGAGCAGGACATGCCGATGGCCGAACTCCGCCCGACCCTCACCGGCAAGTGGACCGGCCTCAAGGAAGCCGAGATCATTTCGCAGAAGGTGGAGGAAATGAAAAAGTCCTACCGCGTGGTGCTGCCACCGGCCAACCCGGCGAAGCCATGA